The DNA window CCAGCAGCCTGCACCCCTTTGAGAACCTCATCAACAACATGACCTTCATGCTGCCTTTCCAGTTCTTCAACCCTGTGCCTCCCACACTCGTAGGGTCCCTGCCCGAGCAGCACGGTCAGGACCAAAGTCAGGACCCCAAGCAGGACATCCACGGACCTTTCCCCGGCAGTGGCTTCGTGACCTCCAGCTCCACACCATTTCAGGTGGAAAGAGAGCAGTGTCTCAACTGTCCGGATCCGGTGACGAAAAAGGAAGACAACGCCCATCTGAGTGACTCCAGCCCGTACAACATCGTCACGAAGCTCGAAAGGACACAGCTGTCCCCCGAGGCCAAAGCGAAGCCCGAGAGGACCAGCCTGGGCGCGAAGAAGGGCCGGGTGTTCTGCACGGCCTGTGAGAAGACCTTCTACGACAAGGGCACGCTCAAGATCCACTACAACGCCGTCCACCTGAAGATCAAGCACAAGTGCACCATCGAGGGCTGTAACATGGTCTTCAGCTCCCTCAGGAGCCGGAACCGCCACAGCGCCAACCCCAACCCCCGGCTGCACATGCCCATGAACAGGAACAACAGGGACAAAGACCTGCGCAGCAGCCTGAACCTGGCCGCCTCGGACGGCTACGAACGCCCGGCCTTCACGGGGAGCTCTGCTGACTGCAGGCCCCTGGCCGGCTTCGGTGCAGGGGAGGCTTCCGGGGGCCAGCCGGCCTTCCCCAGCCTTGGGCAAAACGGGGTGCTTTTCCCCAACCTAAAGACGGTCCAGCCGGTCCTGCCTTTCTACCGCAGCCCGGCCACTCCGGCCGAGCTGGCGAACACGCCCGGGGTGctgccttctctgcctctcctgtcctCTTCCATCCCGGAACAGCTGGTGTCGAACGAGGGGCCGCTGGACGCCCTTCCCAAGAAGAAATCCCGGAAGTCCAGTATGCCCATCAAAATCGAGAAGGAGACCGTGGGAATCGCCAACGAGAAGAGGCAGGCGCTCAGCTCGGATGAAGACGTGCCCCCGCGGGTGGCCCGCGGGGACGAGCCGGAGGCCTGCAGTCCTCGGTCGGACAGAGCCCCCGGGGACCAGGACACGCGgtcaggaggagagaggggctgccGCGGAGACTCGGGGACGAAGGCCGGCGGGGCCATCAGCAGAAGCCCCGAGCAGGCCCCGCAGCGCGCGGAGAGTGAGGCTAAGCAGGAGCCCGCGGTGCCGAGGGGGCCGGACGACGGCGGCCGTGAGCTTCACCTCACACCCGGGACGGAGCCCTGCGTGCCCTTTCCGGACTACATCAGACTGCAGCAGCACCTGCTGGCCGGCGGGCTCTTGGGCGCTCTGTCCAGCAGAGGGATGGCTTTTCCTTGTTTCGAAGAGTCTAAAGAGCCGGACGTCGCGGGTCAGCGTGCACTCGGCcggcagaaggaagaaaaccgCTTCCAGTGCGACGTCTGCAAGAAGACCTTTAAGAACGCCTGCGGCGTGAAAATGCACCACAAGAACATGCACGCCAGGGAAACCCACGTGTGCACAGTGGAAGGTTGTAACGCCACTTTCCCCTCGCGCAGGAGCAGAGACAGGTAAGACACCCGTCGGTAATCGTGTCTCCCAAGGCACCGATTCTTAAACTCTACAGTGCGTCTGAGTCACCTAGAGGGTTGTTGAAACACATACGTCTGAGCCCTGCCTGTTGAATTTCTGCTTCAGCAGGTCaggagatggtggggaggggggaggccctAGAGTTTGCATTTCTGAGTTCCCAGGGGATTACCGCTCCTGCTGTTCCAGGGACCAcggtttgagaaacactgttctaCGGATCCGCATTCCTGAATTCTCAGTTCCAAATCTAAACGCCCTTGGCCACAAAACCTGATCTGAAATGACATGAGCCTGTTgctaatcttattttttttaatctccctacACGTGGATTTTCTTGTTATATATTCCATGCGGAAATACTAATGGATTCATTATGGGGACGTGAACAAAATATTACAGTGTATGCAATGATTCTGCCTTTCTAAAGTCTAAGCAACTCTGAATTCAGAAACACATCTGGCCCAAATGGTTGGGGGTAAGGAATCATGAGCTGGTCTCACATGaggcagtggtggggaggggcgtTACAATCCTCAGTGTAACTTCCCACAAACTtgtctgcttttcattttatgaTACGAAGCCCACCggatgaaatattttcttttatgtctatTTAACCAGCTACGttcaaaaaaaagaacagctgcTTGATTgaaggtttttaaattatttttttcagttttttaattttgagagagggagggcacgcagcggtggggaaggggcagacagagagggagagagagaaccccaagcgacacggggctcgatcgaagtcgtgaaccgtgagatcatgacctgagccgaaatcaagagtctgacgcttcaccgactgagccaccaggcaccctgaagatTTTTTAATCATTAAGATATCAAAGAACAAAGACACTTAGCAGGTTCCTTCGGGGTTTGTGATGTTGGTTGAAAGGTGAGAGTCACTGGGTACTGGGTGTTGTGAGGCGCAACACAGCGTCAACCTGTTTGCAAAGAGCCCAGGTACAGAGCGCCTCTCATCACTCCGGGACACAGCACGGGCATTGCTGCCTTGTGTGTGCTTTTCTTCGGGAACTTGAGTCCCATAACCACCCCTCGGGCCACCTTCCTCCCCAGCCTGTGAAGGGAAGTTTGTGCGTAACCAGGAGGTGGCCCCAGGAGGCTTTAAGGAAAAGACTAGCTCTCTGATGAAATGCCATATGATAAATGCTAGAGGGTTCGCAGAATATTAAACCACGTTGCATTTGCTCAGACAAGCCTGACTTGAAGCAATTCAGCATCCCCGCTAGCTACCTTCGTCCAGAGCGTAACACCTGATTTCCTGAAGAGGGGGAAGGTACAGGAACTGCCCACACATTCCTGGAGCGGGCTCGTG is part of the Neofelis nebulosa isolate mNeoNeb1 chromosome 7, mNeoNeb1.pri, whole genome shotgun sequence genome and encodes:
- the BNC1 gene encoding zinc finger protein basonuclin-1 isoform X4, producing MRCRNMLFSFKASLCGRGAATGRRLTAIGCTLNCSCQSFKPGKINHRQCEQCRHGWVAHALSKLRIPPVYPTSQVEIVQSNVVFDISSLMLYGTQAIPVRLKILLDRLFSVLKQDEVLQILHALDWTLQDYIRGYVLQDASGKVLDHWSIMTSEEEVATLQQFLRFGETKSIAELMAIQEKEERSVIIPPSTANVDIRAFIESCSHRGAGLPAPVDKGNPSSLHPFENLINNMTFMLPFQFFNPVPPTLVGSLPEQHGQDQSQDPKQDIHGPFPGSGFVTSSSTPFQVEREQCLNCPDPVTKKEDNAHLSDSSPYNIVTKLERTQLSPEAKAKPERTSLGAKKGRVFCTACEKTFYDKGTLKIHYNAVHLKIKHKCTIEGCNMVFSSLRSRNRHSANPNPRLHMPMNRNNRDKDLRSSLNLAASDGYERPAFTGSSADCRPLAGFGAGEASGGQPAFPSLGQNGVLFPNLKTVQPVLPFYRSPATPAELANTPGVLPSLPLLSSSIPEQLVSNEGPLDALPKKKSRKSSMPIKIEKETVGIANEKRQALSSDEDVPPRVARGDEPEACSPRSDRAPGDQDTRSGGERGCRGDSGTKAGGAISRSPEQAPQRAESEAKQEPAVPRGPDDGGRELHLTPGTEPCVPFPDYIRLQQHLLAGGLLGALSSRGMAFPCFEESKEPDVAGQRALGRQKEENRFQCDVCKKTFKNACGVKMHHKNMHARETHVCTVEGCNATFPSRRSRDRHSSNLSLHQKVLSQEALESTEDHFHAAYLLKDVAKETYRDVAFTQQAPQTSVIFKGTSRMSSLVYPITQVHSAGLESYSSGPPSEGTILDLSTTSSMKSENSSHSSWDSDGASEEGTVLMEDSDEDCNGPSLVPGEDEFPVCVLMEKADQSLASLPSGLPITCHLCQKTYSNKGTFRAHYKTVHLRQLHKCKVPGCNTMFSSVRSRNRHSQNPNLHKSLAASPGHLQ
- the BNC1 gene encoding zinc finger protein basonuclin-1 isoform X1, which produces MGFVSPRPRTDTSSKAIGCTLNCSCQSFKPGKINHRQCEQCRHGWVAHALSKLRIPPVYPTSQVEIVQSNVVFDISSLMLYGTQAIPVRLKILLDRLFSVLKQDEVLQILHALDWTLQDYIRGYVLQDASGKVLDHWSIMTSEEEVATLQQFLRFGETKSIAELMAIQEKEERSVIIPPSTANVDIRAFIESCSHRGAGLPAPVDKGNPSSLHPFENLINNMTFMLPFQFFNPVPPTLVGSLPEQHGQDQSQDPKQDIHGPFPGSGFVTSSSTPFQVEREQCLNCPDPVTKKEDNAHLSDSSPYNIVTKLERTQLSPEAKAKPERTSLGAKKGRVFCTACEKTFYDKGTLKIHYNAVHLKIKHKCTIEGCNMVFSSLRSRNRHSANPNPRLHMPMNRNNRDKDLRSSLNLAASDGYERPAFTGSSADCRPLAGFGAGEASGGQPAFPSLGQNGVLFPNLKTVQPVLPFYRSPATPAELANTPGVLPSLPLLSSSIPEQLVSNEGPLDALPKKKSRKSSMPIKIEKETVGIANEKRQALSSDEDVPPRVARGDEPEACSPRSDRAPGDQDTRSGGERGCRGDSGTKAGGAISRSPEQAPQRAESEAKQEPAVPRGPDDGGRELHLTPGTEPCVPFPDYIRLQQHLLAGGLLGALSSRGMAFPCFEESKEPDVAGQRALGRQKEENRFQCDVCKKTFKNACGVKMHHKNMHARETHVCTVEGCNATFPSRRSRDRHSSNLSLHQKVLSQEALESTEDHFHAAYLLKDVAKETYRDVAFTQQAPQTSVIFKGTSRMSSLVYPITQVHSAGLESYSSGPPSEGTILDLSTTSSMKSENSSHSSWDSDGASEEGTVLMEDSDEDCNGPSLVPGEDEFPVCVLMEKADQSLASLPSGLPITCHLCQKTYSNKGTFRAHYKTVHLRQLHKCKVPGCNTMFSSVRSRNRHSQNPNLHKSLAASPGHLQ
- the BNC1 gene encoding zinc finger protein basonuclin-1 isoform X3; its protein translation is MLYGTQAIPVRLKILLDRLFSVLKQDEVLQILHALDWTLQDYIRGYVLQDASGKVLDHWSIMTSEEEVATLQQFLRFGETKSIAELMAIQEKEERSVIIPPSTANVDIRAFIESCSHRGAGLPAPVDKGNPSSLHPFENLINNMTFMLPFQFFNPVPPTLVGSLPEQHGQDQSQDPKQDIHGPFPGSGFVTSSSTPFQVEREQCLNCPDPVTKKEDNAHLSDSSPYNIVTKLERTQLSPEAKAKPERTSLGAKKGRVFCTACEKTFYDKGTLKIHYNAVHLKIKHKCTIEGCNMVFSSLRSRNRHSANPNPRLHMPMNRNNRDKDLRSSLNLAASDGYERPAFTGSSADCRPLAGFGAGEASGGQPAFPSLGQNGVLFPNLKTVQPVLPFYRSPATPAELANTPGVLPSLPLLSSSIPEQLVSNEGPLDALPKKKSRKSSMPIKIEKETVGIANEKRQALSSDEDVPPRVARGDEPEACSPRSDRAPGDQDTRSGGERGCRGDSGTKAGGAISRSPEQAPQRAESEAKQEPAVPRGPDDGGRELHLTPGTEPCVPFPDYIRLQQHLLAGGLLGALSSRGMAFPCFEESKEPDVAGQRALGRQKEENRFQCDVCKKTFKNACGVKMHHKNMHARETHVCTVEGCNATFPSRRSRDRHSSNLSLHQKVLSQEALESTEDHFHAAYLLKDVAKETYRDVAFTQQAPQTSVIFKGTSRMSSLVYPITQVHSAGLESYSSGPPSEGTILDLSTTSSMKSENSSHSSWDSDGASEEGTVLMEDSDEDCNGPSLVPGEDEFPVCVLMEKADQSLASLPSGLPITCHLCQKTYSNKGTFRAHYKTVHLRQLHKCKVPGCNTMFSSVRSRNRHSQNPNLHKSLAASPGHLQ
- the BNC1 gene encoding zinc finger protein basonuclin-1 isoform X2, translating into MAEAIGCTLNCSCQSFKPGKINHRQCEQCRHGWVAHALSKLRIPPVYPTSQVEIVQSNVVFDISSLMLYGTQAIPVRLKILLDRLFSVLKQDEVLQILHALDWTLQDYIRGYVLQDASGKVLDHWSIMTSEEEVATLQQFLRFGETKSIAELMAIQEKEERSVIIPPSTANVDIRAFIESCSHRGAGLPAPVDKGNPSSLHPFENLINNMTFMLPFQFFNPVPPTLVGSLPEQHGQDQSQDPKQDIHGPFPGSGFVTSSSTPFQVEREQCLNCPDPVTKKEDNAHLSDSSPYNIVTKLERTQLSPEAKAKPERTSLGAKKGRVFCTACEKTFYDKGTLKIHYNAVHLKIKHKCTIEGCNMVFSSLRSRNRHSANPNPRLHMPMNRNNRDKDLRSSLNLAASDGYERPAFTGSSADCRPLAGFGAGEASGGQPAFPSLGQNGVLFPNLKTVQPVLPFYRSPATPAELANTPGVLPSLPLLSSSIPEQLVSNEGPLDALPKKKSRKSSMPIKIEKETVGIANEKRQALSSDEDVPPRVARGDEPEACSPRSDRAPGDQDTRSGGERGCRGDSGTKAGGAISRSPEQAPQRAESEAKQEPAVPRGPDDGGRELHLTPGTEPCVPFPDYIRLQQHLLAGGLLGALSSRGMAFPCFEESKEPDVAGQRALGRQKEENRFQCDVCKKTFKNACGVKMHHKNMHARETHVCTVEGCNATFPSRRSRDRHSSNLSLHQKVLSQEALESTEDHFHAAYLLKDVAKETYRDVAFTQQAPQTSVIFKGTSRMSSLVYPITQVHSAGLESYSSGPPSEGTILDLSTTSSMKSENSSHSSWDSDGASEEGTVLMEDSDEDCNGPSLVPGEDEFPVCVLMEKADQSLASLPSGLPITCHLCQKTYSNKGTFRAHYKTVHLRQLHKCKVPGCNTMFSSVRSRNRHSQNPNLHKSLAASPGHLQ